The DNA sequence CCACTCCGGGCGGCTGCGCACCTCTTCAGTGAACTCGAAGCCGTCCATCTCCGGCATCATCAGGTCCAGCAGGATCAGCCGGGGGCGCGCCTCTTCCATCACCTCGAGCGCGTCGCGACCGTTGGCCGCCTCCGTCACCTTCCACCCCTCGGCCTCGAGCATGCCCTTCATCAGCGCGCGGGTGGCCTCGTCGTTGTCCACCACCAGCACGGCGCAGGGGCCGTCGGTGCAGGTGTACTTCTTCAACAGGCGCGAAAGCCGCCGGCGGTCCACCGGCTTGGTGGCGAACTCGGCGGCGCCCAGCGAAAAGCCCCGGTTGGGGTCGTCGACCATGGTCAGCATCACCACCGGGATGTGGCGCAGCGCCGCCTCGGACTTGAGCGCGGTGAGCACGCTCCAGCCGTCCATCCCCGGCATCATCACGTCCAGGGTGATGGCCGCCGGCTGCATCTCGCGGGCCAGCCGCAGCCCCTCCTCGCCATCGCTGGCCACCAGGACGCGGTAGCCTTCCTTGCCCAGGAACTGCTGCATCAGGTCGCGCTGCACCTCGTCGTCGTCGATCACCAGCACGCAGCTCGCGTCGGAGGGGAGCGAATCCAGGATGGCCGGCCCGGCGCCGTCCACCGAGCCCAGGGCGGGCGCGGCCACGGGGCCGGGATCGGCGCCGACGACCAGGGCGGGGAGCTTGATGGTGAACACGCTCCCCACGCCGGGCTCGCTGCTGACGGTGACGTCGCCGCCCATCATCTGGCTGTAGCGCCGGGTGAGGGCCAGCCCCAGCCCCGTGCCGCCGAACTTGCGCGTGGTGCTGGCGTCCGCCTGCGTGAAGTCCTGGAACAGCTTCACGATCTGATCGGAGGTCATGCCGATCCCCGTGTCCGTCACCCGGCAGACGATCCACTCGCGCCCGTCCATCCGCTCGCGCCCCGCGGCGACGGTGATGGTGCCCGACTGGGTGAACTTCGCCGCGTTCGACAGGAGGTTGAAGAGCCCCTGCCTCACCTTCACCTGGTCGGCGTGCATGCTGCCCAGGTCCGGGGAAATGTTCACCCGCAGCTCGTTGCCGTTCGCCTGCACCAGCGGCTGGATGGTGGACGCCACCTCGTCGAGCAGCACGCCCACCTCGAAGTCTTCCAGGAACAGCTCCATCTTCCCCGCCTCGATCTTGGACAGGTCCAGGATGTCGTTGATCAGCGCCAGCAGGTGCTTCCCCGCGGTGCCGATCTTCTGCAGGTCGGCGGCGAACGCCGTCAATTCGCGCTCCTCGGCTTCTTCGAACAGCATCTCCGAGTAGCCCAGGATGGCGTTCAGCGGGGTGCGCAGCTCGTGGCTCATGTTGGCCAGGAACAGGCTCTTGGTGCGGTTGGCCGTCTCGGCCGCCTCGCGGGCCATCCCCACCTCTTCCTCCGCCCGCCGCCGCTCGGTGACGTCTTCCAGCCCCAGGACCAGGAGCTCGCCGTGGTGCCCCGCCTGCAGCCGGCGCGCGTTCAGCAGCATCACCCGCCGCCCGATGTCGGGAAAGTCGTGCTCCAGCTCGAAGTCGTTGAACACGGAGCTGGCGGGGATGATGTCTTCCAGCAGCGTGCGCAGCGCGGGGATGTCCCACTGGCCGTTGCCCAGCTCGTAGATCAGCCGCGTCTCCGTTTCGTCGGCGGA is a window from the Longimicrobium sp. genome containing:
- a CDS encoding response regulator, giving the protein MLKRKPRGAELETYAQDIVDTVREPLLILDATLRVRSANRAFYQTFRVSEEETEDRLIYELGNGQWDIPDLRGLLDDVMKTSSVFNDFELEHTFPTIGTRVMLLNARKLRAGSHAELVVLAMEDVTERRSAEADLKAIETYARDIVDTVREPLLILDPELRVHSANGAFYHTFEVSAEETENRLIYQLGNGQWDIPDLRTLLDEVMATSSVFNDYELEHTFPTIGTRVMLLNARKLRASSHAELVVLAMEDVTERRRAEADLRAIETYAQDIVDTVRKPLLILDPDLRVHSANRAFYQTFEVSADETETRLIYELGNGQWDIPALRTLLEDIIPASSVFNDFELEHDFPDIGRRVMLLNARRLQAGHHGELLVLGLEDVTERRRAEEEVGMAREAAETANRTKSLFLANMSHELRTPLNAILGYSEMLFEEAEERELTAFAADLQKIGTAGKHLLALINDILDLSKIEAGKMELFLEDFEVGVLLDEVASTIQPLVQANGNELRVNISPDLGSMHADQVKVRQGLFNLLSNAAKFTQSGTITVAAGRERMDGREWIVCRVTDTGIGMTSDQIVKLFQDFTQADASTTRKFGGTGLGLALTRRYSQMMGGDVTVSSEPGVGSVFTIKLPALVVGADPGPVAAPALGSVDGAGPAILDSLPSDASCVLVIDDDEVQRDLMQQFLGKEGYRVLVASDGEEGLRLAREMQPAAITLDVMMPGMDGWSVLTALKSEAALRHIPVVMLTMVDDPNRGFSLGAAEFATKPVDRRRLSRLLKKYTCTDGPCAVLVVDNDEATRALMKGMLEAEGWKVTEAANGRDALEVMEEARPRLILLDLMMPEMDGFEFTEEVRSRPEWRGVPIVVVTSHDLSNGERQRLNGYVQTIVQKVGDEPQGLLHRVRDLLGDNGAQRPMITRKGEERRAVPA